A region from the Variovorax paradoxus genome encodes:
- a CDS encoding DUF2958 domain-containing protein, giving the protein MTKLITDEQRALLLANGRKSVENPHFDPLPAVKLFTPNAGATWLLTEIDPDDQDIAFGLCDLGQGFPELGYVSLTELEGLRGRWGLPIERDLYFMADKPISGYAREARFVGRIVA; this is encoded by the coding sequence ATGACGAAGCTCATTACCGACGAACAACGCGCGCTGCTGCTGGCCAACGGCCGGAAATCGGTCGAGAACCCTCACTTCGACCCGCTGCCGGCGGTCAAGCTGTTCACGCCCAACGCAGGTGCGACGTGGTTGCTGACCGAAATCGATCCGGACGATCAAGACATCGCGTTTGGACTCTGCGACCTCGGGCAAGGTTTTCCCGAGCTCGGCTATGTGAGCCTGACGGAGCTGGAGGGCTTGCGCGGACGATGGGGTCTGCCCATCGAGCGCGATCTGTACTTCATGGCCGACAAGCCGATCAGCGGCTATGCACGAGAAGCCCGGTTCGTCGGGAGGATCGTGGCGTAG
- a CDS encoding S26 family signal peptidase: MTPRLLFACMGIGVAALCAPAAMPMATRDHVLVVYNPSDSVPRGWYRIARIGSAASLQVGSIVLTRLPADVAAFAAQRGYLPGGVPILKRIGALAPQSVCVRGHFVHIDGTMVATVRAHDGAHRPLRAWSQCRLLAAGELFLLGDTNPASFDSRYFGPIAASAVLGVAQPLWTWSAP; this comes from the coding sequence ATGACGCCGCGCCTGCTCTTCGCTTGCATGGGTATCGGCGTGGCCGCGCTGTGCGCGCCAGCCGCCATGCCGATGGCAACACGCGATCACGTGCTCGTGGTCTACAACCCGAGCGACAGCGTACCGCGCGGCTGGTACCGCATCGCGCGCATTGGAAGCGCAGCCTCGCTGCAGGTCGGAAGCATCGTGCTGACACGGCTTCCCGCCGACGTGGCCGCCTTCGCGGCACAGCGCGGCTACCTGCCGGGCGGCGTGCCGATCCTCAAGCGCATCGGCGCCCTCGCGCCGCAATCGGTGTGTGTTCGAGGGCACTTCGTGCACATCGACGGCACGATGGTGGCGACCGTGCGAGCGCATGACGGCGCGCATCGCCCGCTGCGAGCTTGGTCGCAATGCCGTCTCCTCGCGGCGGGTGAGCTGTTCCTGCTCGGCGACACGAACCCGGCGTCGTTCGACAGCCGGTATTTCGGGCCCATTGCGGCGTCGGCCGTGCTCGGCGTTGCTCAGCCCTTGTGGACATGGAGTGCGCCATGA
- a CDS encoding Bug family tripartite tricarboxylate transporter substrate binding protein gives MNRTRLSRRDLLAWTACAVAAKTAPVLAQENKLIEWVVGAAPGGGSDLVARTFAEPMAKSLGRQIVVVNKPGAGTNLAADYVAKARDVEHVLLTADFAALAVNPWLYSKLPYNAQKDLANVGMLVRFPLVIVVSAQHPARTFPDLLSWIRSQGGPVAFASPGAGTPHHLVTEQLLRNLGVQATHVPYRGAAPAVQDVIGGQVPFMLVDSASGMPMINGGKLRALAVSTAVRMKTLPDVPTLQEQGLKGFEGFAWQGLAVPMAAPKSHVARVSSALLEAFNNPLVEARLQALGVEPLSGTPAEMDRFVKAERERWGTVVRDLQLKLD, from the coding sequence ATGAACCGTACCCGCTTGAGCCGCCGCGACCTCCTGGCTTGGACGGCCTGCGCCGTCGCCGCCAAGACCGCGCCCGTCCTGGCACAGGAAAACAAGTTGATCGAATGGGTGGTCGGCGCCGCGCCGGGGGGTGGCTCGGACTTGGTGGCCCGCACTTTTGCCGAACCGATGGCCAAGAGCCTTGGCCGGCAGATCGTGGTCGTCAACAAACCGGGCGCCGGTACTAATTTGGCGGCCGACTACGTCGCCAAGGCGCGCGATGTGGAACATGTACTGTTGACGGCCGACTTCGCCGCCCTCGCAGTGAACCCGTGGCTATACAGCAAGCTGCCATACAACGCCCAGAAGGACTTGGCGAACGTCGGCATGCTGGTGCGCTTTCCGCTGGTCATCGTCGTGTCCGCGCAGCACCCGGCCCGCACCTTCCCGGACCTTTTGTCGTGGATCCGGTCGCAGGGCGGGCCCGTGGCCTTCGCCTCGCCGGGTGCCGGCACGCCCCACCATCTCGTTACGGAGCAACTGCTGCGCAACCTGGGCGTGCAGGCGACGCACGTGCCTTACCGCGGCGCAGCGCCGGCGGTGCAAGATGTCATCGGCGGCCAGGTGCCCTTCATGCTGGTGGATTCGGCCAGCGGCATGCCGATGATCAACGGCGGCAAGCTGCGTGCGCTGGCCGTCTCAACCGCCGTGCGGATGAAGACTCTGCCGGACGTACCCACGTTGCAGGAACAAGGCCTCAAGGGCTTCGAAGGGTTCGCCTGGCAGGGGCTGGCCGTCCCGATGGCCGCGCCCAAGTCCCACGTGGCCCGCGTGAGCAGCGCGCTGCTCGAGGCTTTCAACAACCCCCTGGTCGAGGCGCGCCTGCAGGCCTTGGGTGTGGAGCCCTTGTCCGGCACGCCGGCCGAGATGGACCGTTTCGTCAAGGCCGAACGCGAGCGCTGGGGCACCGTGGTCCGCGACCTGCAACTCAAACTGGATTGA
- a CDS encoding DUF3363 domain-containing protein has protein sequence MATRRELDGERFRVRPAAPKSRAGPRPERFVSQVLKEVSKAGAKAFGQRAGRPASTFGRGRVAAGMAGGSRLGAQARRVVTKARFVVLRKAGANSVSTHLRYIERDGVTRDGQRGQAYGPDTDTADVQAFEERGRGDRHQFRFIVSAEDAVGLEDLRGFTRQLMQRMAVDLETPLDWVAVDHWDTDNPHTHIVLNGRTANKEDLVIAPDYMAHGMRMRACEIATEWLGLRTETEIRHSLQREIGQQRLTGLDRALLSQAVADAVDLTGRPEDRQRQNLLRARLQRLEALALVERIDANRWRLAPDMARTLTAMGERDDALDIVRRALKGQQRECVVDGASTAPVVGRIAGKGLADELHDRGYLVVDGIDGRAHYLTLPAGADLSALPVNGIVEAKPPGRGRTVDRTIAAIAQEGIYKTADHLTRLEQEADRDPQATVDVHVRRLEALRRSGVVARVAEGIWQVPPDLALKAQQHEAQKGTGPTVELRSHLPVDQQVRAIGATWLDRQLIGEGHGLAAQGFGAQVREAMRGRADFLVEQGLAERRGQRMVFSRNLLSTLRDRELTVAGKSLQNQTGLIYLPLRDGGRASGVYLRSIQLASGRFAMLDDGMGFRLVPWRPVIEQRLGQHIAAVVRGQSVTWQFGRQLGMSV, from the coding sequence ATGGCCACGCGTAGGGAATTGGATGGCGAGCGCTTTCGCGTTCGGCCAGCGGCCCCGAAGTCCCGCGCGGGACCGCGCCCGGAGCGCTTCGTCTCTCAGGTGCTCAAGGAAGTCTCGAAGGCCGGCGCCAAGGCGTTCGGCCAGCGGGCGGGGCGGCCCGCATCCACCTTTGGCCGAGGCCGCGTCGCGGCCGGCATGGCCGGCGGCAGTCGCCTGGGCGCGCAGGCTCGGCGCGTGGTCACCAAGGCCCGCTTCGTAGTGCTCAGGAAAGCCGGCGCGAACTCGGTATCCACGCACCTGCGCTACATCGAGCGCGATGGGGTGACACGCGACGGGCAGCGCGGCCAAGCCTACGGCCCCGACACCGATACGGCCGACGTCCAGGCCTTCGAAGAGCGGGGAAGGGGAGATCGCCACCAGTTCCGCTTCATCGTCTCGGCCGAGGACGCGGTCGGCCTGGAAGATCTGCGCGGCTTCACCCGGCAATTGATGCAGCGCATGGCGGTCGATCTGGAAACGCCGTTGGACTGGGTGGCCGTCGATCACTGGGACACCGACAACCCGCATACCCACATCGTGCTGAACGGGCGGACCGCCAACAAGGAGGACCTGGTGATCGCGCCGGACTACATGGCGCATGGGATGCGCATGCGCGCTTGCGAGATCGCCACCGAATGGCTGGGGCTGCGCACCGAGACCGAGATCCGGCATAGCTTGCAGCGCGAGATCGGGCAGCAGCGGCTCACCGGCCTGGACCGCGCCTTGTTGAGCCAGGCCGTGGCAGATGCCGTCGATCTGACGGGCCGGCCAGAGGACCGGCAACGCCAGAACCTGCTGCGGGCGCGGCTGCAGCGGCTCGAAGCCCTAGCGCTGGTTGAACGGATCGATGCCAACCGCTGGCGGCTGGCGCCGGACATGGCGCGGACATTGACCGCGATGGGCGAGCGTGACGATGCGTTGGACATCGTGCGCCGGGCACTCAAGGGCCAGCAGCGCGAATGCGTCGTGGATGGCGCGTCGACTGCCCCTGTAGTGGGTCGCATCGCGGGCAAAGGACTGGCCGACGAGTTGCACGACCGAGGCTATCTGGTGGTCGATGGCATCGATGGCCGGGCGCATTACCTGACACTGCCGGCCGGCGCTGATCTGTCGGCACTGCCGGTGAACGGCATCGTCGAAGCAAAGCCGCCAGGGCGTGGGCGCACCGTGGACCGCACCATCGCCGCAATCGCCCAGGAGGGCATCTACAAGACCGCCGATCACCTGACCCGGCTGGAGCAGGAGGCAGACCGCGATCCGCAGGCCACGGTCGATGTCCACGTGCGCCGGCTCGAAGCGCTGCGCCGCAGCGGTGTCGTGGCGCGCGTGGCCGAAGGGATCTGGCAGGTGCCGCCGGACTTGGCGCTAAAGGCCCAGCAGCATGAAGCACAGAAGGGAACGGGTCCGACCGTCGAATTGCGCTCGCACCTTCCCGTTGACCAACAGGTGCGTGCCATCGGTGCGACCTGGCTGGACAGGCAATTGATCGGCGAGGGCCATGGGCTTGCAGCGCAGGGCTTCGGTGCTCAGGTACGCGAGGCGATGCGCGGCCGCGCGGATTTCCTGGTCGAGCAGGGACTGGCCGAACGCCGAGGCCAACGCATGGTGTTCTCGCGTAACCTGCTGTCCACCTTGCGTGACCGCGAACTAACGGTGGCCGGGAAATCTCTGCAAAACCAGACCGGGCTGATCTACCTGCCGCTACGAGATGGTGGGCGCGCCAGCGGCGTCTACCTCCGTTCCATCCAACTTGCCAGTGGTCGTTTCGCCATGCTCGACGACGGCATGGGTTTCAGACTGGTGCCTTGGCGGCCAGTGATTGAGCAGCGCTTGGGTCAACATATTGCTGCCGTCGTGCGTGGTCAGTCCGTCACTTGGCAGTTTGGACGCCAGCTAGGCATGTCCGTTTGA
- a CDS encoding transcriptional regulator domain-containing protein — MTDRKAEGLPSAPWRASAAYLYTLDLDSPALAWEYLRRHPQYQADWARRAASLERWGLRQRRRPPSRCARSAAVLGRGG, encoded by the coding sequence ATGACCGACCGCAAGGCCGAAGGCCTGCCGAGCGCGCCCTGGCGCGCGTCGGCGGCCTACCTCTACACGCTCGATCTCGACAGCCCCGCGCTCGCGTGGGAGTACCTGCGCCGCCATCCGCAGTACCAGGCGGACTGGGCGCGGCGCGCCGCATCGCTCGAGCGCTGGGGATTGCGACAGCGCCGAAGACCCCCGTCTCGATGCGCGCGAAGCGCGGCCGTTCTGGGTCGCGGCGGCTGA
- a CDS encoding DUF2958 domain-containing protein produces the protein MTFLTEQQRAEMLANGTARARGQAIDPYPVVKLYTLDAAACWLLTELDADGDRAYGLTDAGTGFPELGHVSLSALERVRGPQGLRIIADPHFRARQPLSGYAADAQRDGSIND, from the coding sequence ATGACTTTTCTCACCGAGCAGCAGCGCGCCGAGATGCTGGCCAACGGTACGGCGCGCGCCCGCGGCCAAGCCATCGACCCCTATCCCGTCGTCAAGCTGTACACGCTGGACGCCGCAGCGTGCTGGCTGCTCACCGAACTCGATGCCGATGGCGATCGCGCCTATGGGCTGACCGATGCCGGCACCGGCTTCCCCGAACTCGGGCACGTGAGCCTGTCGGCGCTCGAGCGTGTGCGCGGTCCCCAGGGCCTGCGCATCATCGCCGATCCGCATTTCAGGGCGCGGCAGCCGCTGTCCGGTTATGCGGCCGACGCGCAGCGCGACGGATCGATCAACGACTGA
- a CDS encoding DUF2958 domain-containing protein produces the protein MAFLTEQQRAEMLANGAARTHGRAVDPYPVVKLYTLDAPACWLLTELDADGDRAYGLTDAGTGFPELGHVSLSALEHVRGPQGLRIVADPHFRARQPLSGYAADAQCDASIND, from the coding sequence ATGGCATTCCTCACCGAACAACAGCGCGCCGAGATGCTGGCCAACGGCGCAGCCCGCACCCATGGCCGCGCCGTCGATCCTTATCCCGTCGTCAAGCTGTACACCTTGGACGCCCCTGCCTGCTGGCTGCTCACCGAGCTCGATGCCGATGGCGATCGCGCCTATGGGCTGACAGATGCCGGCACAGGCTTCCCCGAACTCGGGCACGTGAGCCTGTCGGCGCTCGAGCACGTGCGCGGTCCCCAGGGACTGCGCATCGTCGCCGATCCGCATTTCAGGGCACGGCAGCCGCTGTCCGGCTACGCGGCCGACGCGCAGTGCGACGCATCGATCAACGACTGA
- a CDS encoding 5-carboxymethyl-2-hydroxymuconate Delta-isomerase, which yields MPHIIIEATASAISLVDPQTLTRTLHEAACGIDSYPKPGVRTRLHVLEHFRLADGSPDAGFVHVNIRIGTGFSTEARRAAAEALANQLSALFAPYLAATPIALSVEVTELDVTTRVNRSNVAQVLTARTAGA from the coding sequence ATGCCGCACATCATCATTGAGGCCACGGCGTCGGCCATTTCCCTCGTCGATCCGCAGACGCTTACCCGCACCTTGCACGAAGCGGCCTGCGGGATTGACAGCTACCCGAAACCCGGCGTGCGTACCCGCTTGCACGTGCTGGAGCACTTTCGCCTCGCGGACGGCAGCCCCGACGCAGGGTTCGTGCACGTCAACATCCGCATTGGCACTGGCTTCTCCACCGAGGCGCGCCGCGCCGCGGCCGAGGCGCTCGCGAACCAACTCTCCGCGTTGTTCGCGCCTTATCTCGCCGCCACGCCGATCGCGCTGTCCGTTGAGGTGACCGAACTCGACGTCACCACCCGCGTAAACCGCAGCAACGTCGCGCAGGTCCTGACCGCGCGAACGGCTGGCGCTTGA
- a CDS encoding helix-turn-helix transcriptional regulator yields the protein MASASSLFPARAAAAAPRPLAVPAAPANPEFLTTDEAGAFLRLSPRTLEKHRVLGGGPRFRKFGARVVYAVDDLRAWANSRAYEMTSDPGYVQRDSVR from the coding sequence ATGGCAAGTGCCAGTTCCTTGTTTCCCGCCCGCGCTGCGGCGGCTGCGCCGCGGCCCCTTGCGGTGCCCGCCGCACCGGCCAACCCGGAGTTCCTCACCACCGACGAGGCCGGCGCCTTCCTGCGCCTGTCGCCGCGCACGCTCGAAAAGCACCGCGTGCTGGGCGGGGGGCCGCGCTTCCGGAAGTTCGGCGCGCGTGTGGTCTACGCGGTCGACGATCTGCGAGCCTGGGCGAACAGCCGGGCCTATGAAATGACTTCCGATCCCGGCTACGTGCAGCGCGACTCCGTCCGTTGA
- a CDS encoding chromosome partitioning protein ParB, translated as MTAQAPSASPKRAPIGRKPAADPALAWVRRADEPTAADKASIHTARLTIDVTPALRGHIKVVAFKRGVTAAEMLRELLEREYGGGEP; from the coding sequence ATGACCGCACAGGCGCCATCCGCATCGCCGAAGCGCGCACCGATCGGCCGCAAGCCGGCGGCCGATCCGGCGTTGGCCTGGGTGCGGCGCGCTGATGAACCGACGGCTGCGGACAAAGCGTCGATCCATACCGCGCGCCTGACCATCGACGTGACGCCCGCGCTGCGTGGACACATCAAGGTCGTCGCCTTCAAACGCGGCGTGACCGCGGCCGAGATGCTGCGCGAGTTGCTGGAGCGCGAGTACGGCGGAGGTGAACCATGA
- a CDS encoding DUF2285 domain-containing protein, which yields MLLTEVSAQRLRMSLADDLCDGAAFTCVVPLGPGLRGQLDVFNAQAQALQGHAPVENFTRTVTRAALLHLRALQALDGAQAGASQRDIAQALFGLEAVVRWHADGELRAAVRHLLRRAEAYMSGGYLSLAGIQRSAADAPGDEPMR from the coding sequence ATGCTGCTGACCGAGGTGTCCGCGCAGCGGCTGCGCATGTCACTGGCCGACGACCTCTGCGATGGCGCGGCCTTCACCTGCGTCGTCCCACTCGGCCCTGGCCTGCGCGGCCAGTTGGATGTGTTCAACGCGCAGGCACAGGCTCTTCAGGGCCATGCGCCGGTCGAGAATTTCACGCGGACTGTCACCCGTGCTGCGCTGCTGCATCTTCGCGCCCTGCAGGCGCTCGACGGCGCGCAAGCCGGCGCGTCGCAGCGCGACATCGCCCAAGCCCTGTTCGGTCTCGAGGCCGTGGTGCGCTGGCATGCCGATGGCGAACTGCGCGCCGCAGTCCGGCACCTGCTGCGGCGCGCCGAGGCGTACATGAGCGGTGGCTATCTGAGCCTCGCGGGCATACAGCGAAGTGCAGCCGATGCCCCCGGAGACGAACCGATGCGCTGA
- the parA gene encoding ParA family partition ATPase: MEVTRARAEGAQTTGSASAEAARAGRTAENRSPGSGPRPGKVIALLNQKGGAGKTTLATHLAGELAMQGQRVTLLDADPQGSALDWAQRRVQNGRERLYGVFGLARDSLHQEAPQIASQADYVVIDGPPRVAALARSALLAADLVLIPVQPSAYDVWASYEMVQLVIEARVFRPQLRAAFVINRRVVGTVIGREARAALADQPFAALRAEISQRIVFADSVAAGRLACEAAPTCAAAREIAALTQAVREILR, encoded by the coding sequence ATGGAAGTCACGCGCGCGCGAGCCGAAGGTGCTCAAACAACGGGCAGTGCTTCTGCCGAGGCAGCCCGAGCAGGCCGGACAGCGGAGAACCGCTCGCCAGGCAGCGGGCCACGGCCCGGCAAGGTGATCGCGCTGCTCAACCAGAAGGGCGGCGCAGGCAAGACGACGCTCGCGACGCACCTGGCCGGCGAGCTGGCGATGCAGGGCCAGCGCGTCACGCTGCTCGATGCCGATCCGCAGGGCTCGGCGCTCGACTGGGCGCAGCGGCGGGTCCAGAACGGCCGAGAGCGGCTCTACGGCGTCTTCGGGCTCGCGAGGGACTCGCTGCACCAGGAAGCGCCGCAGATCGCCTCGCAGGCCGACTACGTGGTCATCGATGGCCCGCCCCGGGTCGCGGCCCTCGCGCGCTCCGCGCTGCTGGCGGCCGATCTAGTGCTGATCCCGGTGCAGCCCAGCGCCTACGACGTGTGGGCCAGCTACGAGATGGTGCAGCTCGTCATCGAAGCGAGGGTGTTTCGGCCGCAACTGCGCGCGGCCTTCGTGATCAACCGGCGCGTGGTGGGGACGGTCATCGGGCGTGAGGCGCGTGCGGCGCTGGCCGATCAGCCGTTCGCTGCGCTGCGCGCCGAAATCTCGCAGCGCATCGTGTTCGCCGACAGCGTTGCTGCCGGGCGGCTCGCCTGCGAAGCAGCGCCGACGTGCGCCGCGGCGCGCGAGATCGCGGCGCTGACGCAGGCCGTGCGGGAGATTCTGCGATGA
- a CDS encoding DUF736 domain-containing protein: MANIGTFTAQNNGFTGTVRTLTLNVKVKIAPSDKESENAPDYRIVAGTGYEIGAAWKKVSKADRPYLSVTLDDPSFPATIYARLVEGDDGAHNLIWSRSKGD, from the coding sequence ATGGCCAACATCGGCACCTTCACCGCACAGAACAACGGCTTCACCGGCACGGTGCGCACCCTGACGCTCAACGTCAAGGTCAAGATCGCGCCCAGCGACAAGGAAAGCGAGAACGCCCCGGACTACCGCATCGTGGCGGGCACCGGCTACGAGATCGGCGCGGCCTGGAAGAAGGTCAGCAAGGCGGACCGGCCCTACCTGTCGGTGACGCTCGATGACCCGTCGTTCCCGGCGACCATCTACGCCCGCCTGGTCGAAGGCGACGACGGCGCGCACAACCTGATCTGGTCGCGAAGCAAGGGCGACTGA
- a CDS encoding DUF2840 domain-containing protein: MQPQPQPQPQPLSARPSPPAAVSPGAARKPTHMRVSLAFVEHRVNVWLRFGWPMRETILDRWRRVATFEPDAVCCRIKWIGNDYGTALWQLMVLQAPMPFEGAQRVAGVQPGARILLRADGEARVKAVLEVIDAIEALGIDPCAAAVTYWRTVGNRLAARQPLPAYTMERHAAHLAHGVLR; this comes from the coding sequence ATGCAGCCGCAGCCGCAGCCGCAGCCGCAGCCGCTTTCTGCGCGACCCTCGCCCCCAGCCGCAGTGTCACCGGGGGCCGCACGCAAGCCCACTCACATGCGGGTGTCGCTGGCCTTCGTCGAGCATCGCGTGAACGTCTGGCTGCGCTTCGGCTGGCCGATGCGCGAGACCATCCTCGACCGATGGCGGCGTGTCGCGACCTTCGAGCCGGACGCGGTCTGCTGCCGCATCAAGTGGATCGGCAACGACTATGGCACGGCGCTGTGGCAGCTCATGGTGCTGCAGGCGCCCATGCCGTTCGAGGGTGCGCAGCGCGTTGCCGGTGTGCAACCGGGTGCGCGCATTCTGCTGCGCGCCGATGGCGAGGCGCGGGTCAAGGCGGTGCTCGAAGTGATCGATGCCATCGAGGCGCTGGGCATCGATCCGTGCGCGGCGGCTGTCACGTACTGGCGCACGGTCGGCAACCGGCTGGCTGCCCGCCAGCCGCTGCCGGCCTACACCATGGAGCGGCATGCGGCGCATCTGGCGCACGGGGTGCTGCGATGA
- a CDS encoding alpha/beta fold hydrolase has protein sequence MKTPLILVSGMLCDATVWEPTTTLLHDAADIRVMTLGGTDSVGAMADRVLAAAPAQFALAGHSLGGRVALEVVRRAPQRVRLLGLFGTAYKARAPGEAGQSEIAAREAMVARAKAEGLAAFAPQWVSRMVDARWAAQVDKLQPLIAMVARQSLEDVRAQVRMGLSRPDFSSMLPDITCPTLVLAARGDAAMPLPPHEEMAAAIPAGYLAVVEDSGHLMTFEQPQACAAAIRPWLAGFSLIAT, from the coding sequence ATGAAGACACCGTTGATCCTGGTTTCCGGAATGCTGTGCGACGCGACCGTTTGGGAGCCGACCACCACGCTGCTGCACGACGCGGCAGATATTCGTGTCATGACTTTGGGCGGCACCGATTCCGTTGGCGCGATGGCCGACAGGGTGCTGGCCGCAGCGCCCGCGCAGTTCGCCCTCGCGGGACATTCGCTCGGGGGACGTGTGGCATTGGAGGTGGTTCGCCGCGCGCCGCAGCGCGTACGGCTGCTCGGCCTGTTCGGCACTGCGTACAAGGCGCGCGCGCCGGGCGAAGCGGGGCAGTCCGAGATCGCAGCGCGGGAAGCGATGGTCGCGCGGGCCAAAGCCGAGGGGCTGGCCGCCTTCGCCCCGCAGTGGGTATCCCGCATGGTGGACGCGCGCTGGGCGGCCCAGGTCGACAAGCTGCAGCCGCTGATTGCCATGGTTGCCCGCCAATCACTCGAAGACGTACGTGCGCAGGTGCGCATGGGCCTGTCCCGCCCCGACTTTTCATCGATGTTGCCGGACATCACCTGTCCCACGCTGGTGCTGGCGGCCAGAGGCGATGCAGCGATGCCGCTGCCGCCGCACGAGGAAATGGCTGCGGCCATTCCCGCTGGGTATCTGGCCGTTGTCGAAGATTCTGGGCATCTGATGACCTTCGAGCAGCCGCAGGCATGCGCCGCGGCGATCCGTCCTTGGTTGGCCGGTTTTTCCTTGATTGCAACCTGA
- a CDS encoding extradiol ring-cleavage dioxygenase: MGVVFLGIMSHAPGLTGRIGQAPAADREAVFEGFAQMRARLEASRPDLLVVVAAEHFANFFMDNMPAYAMGMADRYEGPIEDEKWLGIPRTVVPGNAAASRAIVQQLIHEVDLAYCEEWKFDHGIMVPLHYLTPHFGIPIVPININCQQPPFTPLARAWAFGQALRRACDALPQRVALLGTGGISHWPGSTQMGQINEDFDREFLQRWTRNDRDALLAYADEDVLREAGHGGIEIRTLVAIAAAGGGSPGELLFYHGTPAFSIGSCAAVIPVLPAGPAHTSSLEAGDAAVPGPKAPL, encoded by the coding sequence ATGGGCGTCGTCTTCCTCGGCATCATGAGCCATGCACCCGGGCTGACCGGGCGCATCGGCCAAGCACCGGCGGCGGACCGCGAGGCGGTCTTCGAAGGATTCGCGCAAATGCGCGCCCGCCTGGAAGCCTCCCGCCCCGATCTCCTGGTGGTGGTCGCGGCCGAGCACTTCGCCAATTTCTTCATGGACAACATGCCGGCCTACGCGATGGGCATGGCCGATCGATACGAAGGACCGATAGAAGATGAAAAGTGGCTAGGCATACCGCGTACCGTGGTACCCGGCAATGCGGCTGCATCGCGCGCGATCGTCCAGCAACTGATCCACGAGGTAGACCTGGCGTATTGCGAGGAGTGGAAGTTTGACCACGGAATCATGGTCCCTCTGCACTACCTCACGCCTCATTTCGGCATCCCGATCGTGCCGATCAACATCAACTGCCAGCAGCCACCGTTCACGCCGCTCGCGCGCGCCTGGGCTTTCGGACAGGCGCTGCGGCGCGCCTGCGACGCGCTGCCGCAGCGCGTGGCGTTGCTGGGAACGGGCGGCATCTCGCACTGGCCGGGTTCCACGCAAATGGGCCAGATCAATGAGGACTTTGACCGGGAGTTTCTGCAGCGCTGGACCCGCAACGACCGCGACGCCCTCCTCGCCTATGCAGACGAGGACGTCCTGCGCGAAGCCGGCCACGGTGGTATCGAGATCAGGACACTCGTGGCCATCGCGGCTGCCGGCGGCGGCAGTCCTGGTGAATTGCTCTTCTACCACGGCACACCGGCGTTCTCGATCGGCTCTTGCGCGGCGGTGATTCCAGTGCTGCCCGCGGGGCCTGCGCACACATCTTCTCTGGAGGCCGGCGATGCCGCTGTACCAGGTCCAAAAGCTCCTCTATGA
- a CDS encoding helix-turn-helix domain-containing protein yields the protein MTSTTHSFPAALKAVRKARGLSQEAFSDVSSRTYLSSLERGLKSPTLSKVSELCEVMDVHPLTLLTLAYAGNDKARDKLFERVRRELAEIQGSQAE from the coding sequence ATGACCTCCACCACACACTCTTTCCCCGCGGCCCTCAAGGCTGTCCGGAAAGCCCGTGGCCTAAGTCAGGAAGCGTTTTCCGATGTGTCGAGTCGCACGTACCTGAGTTCGCTCGAGCGCGGCCTGAAGAGTCCGACCCTCAGCAAAGTGAGCGAGCTGTGCGAGGTCATGGACGTGCATCCACTCACACTGCTGACGCTCGCTTACGCCGGCAACGACAAGGCCAGAGACAAGCTCTTCGAGCGTGTACGGCGCGAGTTGGCAGAAATCCAAGGCTCGCAAGCAGAATGA
- a CDS encoding aromatic ring-opening dioxygenase subunit LigA, translating into MPLYQVQKLLYDLNRTASLQERFRANRQAVLQHRALSEEERDAFARADIGLLYVLGAHPSLLVHFAGIVGVPLVEHRRHLIDGLERYGPVREGILAPPG; encoded by the coding sequence ATGCCGCTGTACCAGGTCCAAAAGCTCCTCTATGACCTGAACAGGACCGCTTCCCTGCAGGAGCGGTTCAGAGCCAACAGGCAGGCAGTGTTGCAGCATCGCGCGCTGAGCGAGGAGGAGCGCGATGCCTTCGCGCGCGCCGACATAGGCCTGCTCTACGTGCTGGGCGCCCATCCTTCGCTGCTCGTCCATTTCGCCGGGATCGTGGGTGTCCCGCTGGTCGAGCACCGCCGGCACCTGATCGACGGGCTGGAACGCTACGGCCCGGTGCGCGAAGGCATCCTGGCGCCGCCCGGATGA